The Methylomusa anaerophila genome has a segment encoding these proteins:
- a CDS encoding spore coat protein, producing MPVNHYNKKSSEVKIVVQTGQQARQNTQGGMQTTGQGVSLSDRDLLQLALNECKHKANSLNTYALEASNDSLRRDYLTVLGDVHSQQTQIFNLMQQKGYYNVKNANPQDISQAKAKFSNQNQ from the coding sequence ATGCCGGTCAATCATTACAATAAAAAAAGCAGCGAGGTGAAAATCGTGGTACAAACGGGTCAGCAAGCCAGACAAAATACCCAAGGCGGAATGCAAACGACCGGTCAAGGCGTGAGTCTTAGTGATCGGGATTTACTTCAATTAGCGCTTAATGAATGCAAGCATAAGGCCAATTCCCTTAATACCTACGCATTGGAAGCCAGCAACGACAGTCTGCGTCGCGATTACTTAACTGTCCTGGGCGATGTGCACAGTCAGCAAACACAAATTTTTAACCTAATGCAGCAAAAAGGTTACTACAATGTAAAAAATGCCAACCCGCAGGATATCTCCCAGGCCAAAGCCAAGTTCAGCAACCAAAACCAATAA
- the deoC gene encoding deoxyribose-phosphate aldolase, giving the protein MNLASYIDHTLLRPDAVVADITRLCQEALEQKFAAVCVNPCYVDQAAHFLAGTGVKTAAVIGFPLGANLTAVKAFEAAEAIKYKADELDMVINIAAAKSGQWQAVEEDIRQVVAAAGGNLVKVIIETGFLTDEEKRHACDAILKAGAHFVKTSTGFGPGGATIEDIRLLKEIVGDSLGIKAAGGIRNRQQAEEMIAAGATRIGTSSGVEIVRP; this is encoded by the coding sequence GTGAATTTAGCCAGTTATATTGATCACACTTTGCTCAGGCCCGACGCGGTTGTTGCGGACATTACCAGACTTTGCCAGGAAGCTCTGGAGCAAAAATTCGCCGCCGTTTGCGTCAATCCTTGCTATGTTGATCAGGCCGCGCACTTTTTAGCCGGCACAGGTGTTAAAACAGCTGCTGTCATTGGTTTTCCTCTGGGGGCCAATCTCACTGCCGTTAAAGCTTTTGAGGCGGCGGAAGCTATCAAATATAAGGCTGATGAACTGGATATGGTGATTAATATTGCTGCCGCCAAAAGCGGCCAATGGCAGGCGGTAGAGGAAGACATCCGGCAAGTGGTTGCGGCTGCCGGCGGGAACCTGGTGAAAGTTATCATTGAAACAGGTTTTTTAACGGATGAAGAGAAGCGGCATGCCTGTGACGCCATATTGAAGGCCGGCGCTCATTTCGTTAAGACCTCAACCGGATTCGGTCCCGGTGGCGCTACGATTGAAGATATTCGGCTGCTTAAAGAGATTGTGGGGGACAGCCTGGGGATTAAAGCCGCCGGCGGCATACGTAACCGGCAGCAGGCCGAGGAAATGATTGCCGCGGGGGCGACGCGAATAGGCACAAGCTCCGGAGTGGAGATTGTGCGGCCTTAA
- a CDS encoding transcriptional regulator PerR translates to MEVCVTSLLRDKGFKVTPQRLAIYNVLATSKAHPSAEMIYNLLQPVYPTMSLATVYKTIEILKELDLVQVLNVGEDSFRYDADTSNHPHVRCLVCGRVDDLHHIDSREFINQVASQTAYELTGQQFYFYGTCPSCQSKKQ, encoded by the coding sequence ATGGAAGTATGTGTAACATCCTTATTGCGGGACAAAGGTTTTAAGGTTACGCCGCAGCGTCTCGCTATTTATAATGTGCTGGCAACCAGCAAAGCTCATCCCAGCGCTGAAATGATCTACAACCTTTTACAGCCTGTTTATCCAACCATGAGTCTGGCCACGGTCTATAAAACAATTGAGATACTCAAAGAACTTGATTTGGTTCAGGTATTAAACGTGGGCGAAGATAGTTTCCGCTATGATGCAGACACTTCGAACCACCCGCATGTTCGTTGTCTGGTTTGTGGCCGGGTGGACGATTTGCATCACATTGACAGCAGGGAATTTATTAATCAGGTAGCCAGCCAGACTGCTTATGAACTAACCGGGCAGCAGTTTTATTTCTACGGTACCTGTCCGAGCTGTCAAAGCAAGAAACAGTGA
- a CDS encoding ferritin-like domain-containing protein: MLSSKELLHLEDFLGMEQTCVKTMSFFANSVQDSQCKQLFQQLSQKGQQHMQTMSKHLNAGQSLQ, from the coding sequence GTGTTAAGTTCAAAAGAGTTGTTGCACCTGGAAGACTTCCTGGGCATGGAGCAAACTTGCGTTAAAACTATGAGCTTTTTTGCCAATAGTGTGCAGGATAGCCAATGTAAACAGCTTTTCCAGCAGTTGTCACAAAAAGGTCAGCAACACATGCAAACTATGAGCAAGCATTTGAATGCCGGTCAATCATTACAATAA
- a CDS encoding hydrogenase small subunit translates to MLTRREFLKLCASSAFTMSLGNVLLPFVRQAFAENMVAKPPVVWLELGSCTGNSVSLQNSMNPSLDQVILDMLDIRYHWVFNTAQGEAVVEALYDTLNNEAGKFWLVVEGAVMTAANGQYNHIYMRNGKMVTGMAALAEFAPKAKYIVAVGSCACFGGPSAAYPNPGGAKSVREAVNRQVINVPGCPAHPDWMTGTFSHLLMYGIPDLDAYNRPKMFFGRTIHELCQRRQQFEDGVFASFPGESGCLFKIGCKGPVTHADCPLRQWNGYVNWPVRSGTPCIGCASPGFPDSSMPFYNHLPNFNTPAGALNIKKFGATAAGLGIAAVGAHLITGVVSKRIGRHWQDGTRPKETDPPENLAQLKQELDDAIRQQNALISESKALARRGKVRRRLKKSWRQKLMDFIRPSKKMRKE, encoded by the coding sequence ATGTTAACGCGGCGGGAGTTTTTAAAACTGTGCGCCTCTTCGGCGTTTACCATGAGTCTGGGCAATGTACTATTGCCCTTCGTCCGTCAGGCGTTTGCCGAAAATATGGTTGCCAAGCCGCCGGTGGTTTGGCTGGAATTGGGGTCTTGCACCGGCAACTCCGTTTCACTGCAGAATTCCATGAATCCCTCGCTTGATCAAGTAATCCTTGATATGTTAGACATACGCTACCATTGGGTCTTCAATACTGCACAGGGTGAAGCCGTTGTTGAGGCGCTTTATGACACTTTGAACAATGAAGCCGGCAAGTTTTGGCTGGTGGTCGAGGGAGCGGTCATGACGGCTGCAAATGGGCAATATAATCATATTTATATGCGTAATGGGAAGATGGTTACGGGAATGGCGGCGCTGGCTGAATTTGCGCCCAAGGCTAAATACATAGTGGCTGTAGGCAGCTGCGCCTGCTTTGGCGGCCCGTCCGCAGCCTACCCAAACCCGGGCGGAGCTAAGAGTGTGCGGGAAGCGGTTAACAGACAGGTAATCAATGTACCGGGATGCCCTGCTCACCCCGATTGGATGACAGGCACCTTCAGCCACCTGCTGATGTATGGGATACCTGATCTCGACGCCTACAACCGGCCCAAAATGTTTTTCGGCCGCACCATTCATGAACTTTGTCAGCGCCGTCAGCAATTTGAGGACGGTGTATTTGCTTCTTTTCCGGGAGAAAGCGGCTGTTTGTTTAAGATTGGCTGCAAAGGACCGGTTACTCACGCCGATTGTCCGCTGCGGCAATGGAACGGTTATGTAAACTGGCCGGTAAGGTCGGGAACTCCCTGCATCGGCTGCGCCAGCCCGGGCTTTCCTGACAGCAGCATGCCGTTTTACAATCATCTGCCTAATTTCAACACCCCTGCCGGCGCCCTGAATATAAAAAAATTCGGGGCAACTGCAGCCGGCTTGGGGATTGCGGCGGTGGGAGCTCATCTCATCACCGGGGTGGTGTCTAAGAGAATCGGCCGTCACTGGCAGGATGGCACCAGACCCAAAGAAACCGATCCACCGGAAAACCTAGCCCAGCTCAAGCAGGAACTGGATGATGCAATCAGGCAGCAGAACGCTCTTATTAGTGAAAGCAAAGCTTTGGCACGGCGCGGCAAGGTACGGCGAAGGCTAAAGAAATCATGGCGGCAAAAACTGATGGATTTTATCCGGCCGAGTAAAAAGATGAGGAAAGAGTAG
- a CDS encoding MASE3 domain-containing protein, with protein sequence MSPLINSLKANINLAILALLLIGILGLISSLPDLLYVVFPQDIFLVIHSLVESAGITIGLCVFLVVWYGWPKNQNGRDLFIALTFLAVGIIDMAHVLSYEGMPDFLTLNSENKASLFWIIGRLLASGGLLFAIFIPSRTKPQFFHRLYFTSIVMVVVVTLIGAVLLFEPYLTPVYAPGEGQTAAKITLEYLAMFMNLVSIYAYGRRNPSQQHVYFLRISLVFSLMSGAAFTLYSNAYDIYNVMGHLYKTAAYYFVLRSLLETSILRPYMRISRLARALRNLAIQNIELYKEAKESERHLQQAFIQLGSVLAAKNDLDEMLQKVVAATSTVFRCDHVYLGLSEGNPPVLKLKAYVSSFKPPAKLNLTQSFMGKVFCEKKPTIVSNITFYPEIIIDDLEQAGLKSMVGAPIRHNGDVIGVLEVFSRKERDFTQHDAQFLSVFSHHAGEAIKNVRAYETTVESFAELKLLYDIVKDIANQLSPAGLLTKVSEKLSDLFKADGAVAFIMHRRDDGLHTEPVFTKGFDVREINHLQRIFSDGKNAWPWGGISAIDGYDEHNHGLITMSVLLARRMNILPLLAGGNLVGLIVFGWNDPVMEIPQGMEMMVGTIAGQTAIGLERAYLYENVQAMALTDPLTKLSNRRHFEARLNEEISRAKNNCSPISLILLDIDFFKKVNDTWGHLAGDAVLQQMGILLKEKFKITDIPARYGGEEFAVILSETGGEEAAALAEEFRNHVAKTCFPYDSEKIFITISLGVATIGSCSSGKDDGTDLVEAADRALYQAKQSGRNRAIIGNCRG encoded by the coding sequence ATGTCGCCGTTAATAAACTCGCTAAAAGCCAATATAAATCTCGCAATTCTAGCCCTATTGCTTATCGGTATCCTTGGGTTGATCTCCTCGCTGCCAGATCTTCTTTATGTCGTCTTTCCGCAAGATATATTTCTTGTAATTCACAGTTTGGTTGAATCAGCCGGCATTACCATTGGACTATGCGTTTTCCTGGTCGTTTGGTACGGATGGCCTAAAAATCAAAATGGCCGGGATTTATTTATCGCTCTTACGTTCCTTGCCGTGGGAATTATTGATATGGCTCACGTGCTATCTTACGAAGGAATGCCGGACTTTCTCACATTAAACAGCGAAAACAAAGCTTCGCTCTTTTGGATAATCGGGCGACTCTTAGCCAGTGGGGGACTGTTGTTTGCAATCTTCATTCCCAGCCGAACCAAACCCCAGTTTTTTCACCGTCTGTATTTTACCAGTATTGTTATGGTGGTGGTTGTCACCCTGATCGGAGCGGTCTTGCTTTTTGAGCCGTATCTAACGCCGGTGTATGCGCCTGGTGAAGGTCAAACAGCGGCAAAAATAACCCTTGAATACCTGGCCATGTTCATGAATTTGGTATCCATTTACGCTTATGGGCGTCGCAACCCGTCGCAGCAGCATGTGTATTTCTTACGAATCAGTTTGGTTTTTAGTCTGATGAGCGGGGCGGCGTTTACTCTATATTCCAATGCTTATGATATCTATAACGTTATGGGACACCTTTATAAAACTGCCGCCTATTACTTTGTTTTGAGGTCACTGTTGGAGACATCCATATTGCGGCCCTATATGAGGATTTCCCGTTTGGCCAGAGCCCTTCGCAATCTGGCCATACAAAATATTGAGCTGTACAAGGAAGCGAAAGAAAGCGAGCGTCATCTGCAACAGGCGTTTATTCAGCTGGGATCCGTATTGGCGGCCAAAAACGATTTGGATGAAATGCTGCAAAAAGTAGTGGCGGCAACCTCCACTGTGTTCCGCTGCGACCACGTTTATCTTGGGCTGAGTGAAGGCAATCCGCCGGTTTTGAAATTGAAGGCGTATGTGAGTAGTTTTAAACCGCCGGCAAAATTAAACCTTACCCAGAGCTTTATGGGCAAAGTTTTTTGTGAAAAAAAGCCAACAATTGTTAGCAATATTACCTTTTATCCGGAAATAATTATCGATGATCTGGAACAGGCCGGCCTGAAGTCGATGGTCGGCGCCCCTATTCGCCATAATGGGGATGTAATTGGGGTTTTAGAAGTATTTTCCCGCAAGGAGAGGGATTTTACTCAGCACGACGCCCAGTTTTTGAGTGTATTCTCCCACCATGCCGGTGAGGCCATCAAAAATGTAAGGGCCTATGAAACTACGGTTGAAAGCTTTGCCGAGCTAAAGCTGCTATATGATATTGTCAAAGATATCGCTAACCAGCTGTCGCCGGCCGGCCTTTTGACCAAAGTCTCCGAAAAGCTGTCCGACCTTTTTAAGGCAGACGGCGCCGTCGCTTTTATCATGCACCGGCGTGATGACGGACTGCATACCGAGCCTGTTTTCACCAAAGGCTTTGATGTACGGGAGATTAATCATCTGCAACGTATTTTCTCCGATGGGAAAAATGCCTGGCCCTGGGGGGGAATAAGCGCCATCGACGGCTATGATGAACACAACCACGGCCTTATTACCATGTCGGTCTTATTGGCCAGAAGGATGAATATCCTGCCGCTTTTGGCAGGCGGTAACCTGGTGGGGCTGATTGTATTCGGCTGGAATGATCCCGTGATGGAAATCCCTCAGGGCATGGAAATGATGGTGGGAACAATTGCGGGTCAGACAGCGATTGGATTGGAGCGGGCGTACTTGTACGAAAATGTTCAGGCCATGGCTTTGACCGATCCGCTCACCAAATTATCCAACCGTCGCCATTTTGAAGCCCGTCTCAATGAAGAAATAAGCCGGGCTAAAAATAACTGCAGTCCAATTAGTCTTATCTTGCTGGATATCGACTTTTTCAAAAAGGTTAACGATACCTGGGGTCATCTTGCCGGTGACGCCGTTCTGCAGCAAATGGGGATACTTCTCAAAGAAAAGTTCAAAATTACTGATATTCCGGCTCGCTATGGGGGAGAAGAGTTTGCGGTAATCTTATCGGAAACCGGTGGCGAAGAAGCGGCTGCGCTCGCGGAAGAATTCCGCAATCATGTAGCCAAGACGTGCTTTCCATATGATTCGGAAAAGATTTTTATAACAATTAGTTTAGGAGTAGCAACAATTGGTTCTTGTTCCTCCGGGAAAGATGACGGCACCGACTTGGTGGAAGCGGCTGACCGGGCGCTCTACCAGGCTAAGCAAAGTGGCCGCAACCGGGCAATTATCGGCAATTGCAGAGGGTAA
- a CDS encoding peptidase MA family metallohydrolase, whose translation MRGILQMIRERVTLVVGLAFTGLVLMLAPVRPQMLIYPLVRQAVQKKIDYSTGDMLVKDTPHFRIKYTEVDAGIVETVAGAAEAAYEPVSQALNYRIKSRTLILIYPDRTAMGHAYGWSGEINAMGFYWGGVIQILSPAAWMKDGVSPEEFIRTGPLAHEYTHLVLDYMTQGNYSRWFTEGLAQYVEYRLNGYEWITANNRLDEKLYSLKELDTRFDDLPNQSLAYRQSLAAVRYIAAVHGESALAQVIDYLRTGMSTDKAITKALNMDYTAFEQEVNIWAVRNMKNYMTVNK comes from the coding sequence ATGCGTGGCATTTTGCAAATGATACGGGAGCGTGTGACTCTGGTGGTCGGGCTGGCTTTTACGGGACTGGTGCTGATGCTTGCACCGGTTCGGCCGCAAATGTTGATTTACCCGCTGGTACGGCAGGCGGTGCAAAAGAAGATTGATTACTCGACCGGTGACATGCTGGTAAAGGATACGCCACACTTTAGAATCAAATATACGGAAGTTGACGCCGGTATAGTGGAAACGGTTGCCGGGGCAGCCGAAGCCGCTTATGAACCGGTGAGCCAGGCTCTTAACTACAGGATAAAGAGCAGGACCCTGATTCTCATATATCCGGACCGGACAGCTATGGGTCACGCCTATGGATGGTCCGGGGAAATCAATGCCATGGGTTTCTATTGGGGCGGAGTGATCCAGATCTTGTCGCCGGCAGCTTGGATGAAAGACGGTGTTTCGCCGGAGGAATTCATTCGCACCGGACCACTGGCCCACGAATATACCCATCTGGTATTGGACTATATGACACAAGGCAATTATTCCCGCTGGTTCACCGAAGGTTTGGCGCAGTATGTGGAGTACCGGCTGAACGGCTATGAATGGATAACGGCAAACAACCGGCTGGATGAGAAGTTGTATTCCCTGAAGGAGCTGGATACGCGGTTTGATGATTTGCCCAACCAGTCTTTGGCTTACCGCCAGTCTTTGGCGGCAGTGCGGTATATCGCCGCAGTACACGGTGAAAGTGCTCTGGCTCAGGTAATAGACTATCTGAGAACCGGGATGAGCACAGATAAAGCGATAACTAAGGCCCTGAACATGGACTACACTGCCTTTGAGCAGGAAGTAAATATCTGGGCGGTGCGTAATATGAAAAACTACATGACGGTAAATAAATGA
- a CDS encoding nickel-dependent hydrogenase large subunit: MAVKTIFPITRIHEPLRVDVDIQGGQVVDAWVGSYLFRGFEAMLKNRDPRDTLLFVQRICGICSCAHSVANALAQQQAFGVKPTPTGQHLTNLIYAADIIQNHLRHFYSLVIFDYVKGPALPPYTPRPEKVFRLPPKVNDELFSHIKEGGKMAARAHEMLAVFGAKAPHQQTIMATGVTEQASAERLLTYSSILQDITQWVEKVLLADVQTIAEYYRDYFSIGAGYGNFLSYGMFPAPVTGVRTFKPGLIINRGKVEEPDINEITEDIRHSWYQDDQVSRHPADGKTEPNPGKPEAYTWVKAPRYKGLPFEGGPLARGYINGDYRQGISVMDRIMARAHETLKICRLAAGWLKEVVPGSPANQPYTVPPAGVGVGLTDAMRGGLGHWMSYKNGGIDHFQVVTPTTWNFSPRDEKGVRGPVEQALIGTPAEDDHLTEVGRVVRSFDPCFTCAVHVMDYSR, translated from the coding sequence ATGGCTGTTAAGACGATTTTTCCAATAACGCGGATACATGAACCGCTGCGGGTGGACGTGGACATTCAAGGCGGGCAGGTAGTTGACGCCTGGGTTGGTTCCTATTTGTTCCGGGGATTCGAAGCAATGTTAAAAAACCGGGACCCACGGGATACACTGCTTTTTGTCCAGCGTATCTGCGGTATATGTTCCTGCGCTCATTCCGTGGCCAATGCTTTGGCCCAACAGCAGGCTTTCGGCGTCAAACCAACGCCGACCGGGCAGCACCTTACCAACTTAATCTATGCCGCTGATATCATCCAGAACCACTTAAGGCATTTTTACTCTCTGGTCATCTTCGACTACGTAAAAGGCCCGGCTCTGCCGCCTTATACCCCCAGACCGGAAAAAGTCTTTCGCTTACCGCCAAAAGTCAACGACGAGCTGTTCAGCCATATCAAGGAAGGGGGGAAGATGGCCGCTCGCGCCCATGAGATGCTGGCCGTCTTCGGTGCCAAGGCCCCTCACCAGCAAACCATCATGGCAACGGGTGTAACCGAGCAGGCCAGTGCGGAGCGGCTGCTTACATATAGCAGTATTCTGCAAGACATAACTCAGTGGGTGGAAAAGGTATTGTTAGCCGACGTGCAAACCATCGCTGAATACTACCGGGACTATTTCAGCATCGGCGCGGGCTACGGCAACTTCCTGTCCTATGGCATGTTTCCGGCCCCGGTTACCGGTGTCCGGACCTTCAAGCCCGGTCTGATCATTAATCGCGGCAAAGTGGAAGAACCGGATATTAATGAAATAACGGAAGACATCCGACATAGCTGGTATCAGGATGATCAAGTCAGCCGCCATCCTGCCGATGGCAAAACCGAACCAAACCCTGGCAAGCCGGAAGCGTATACCTGGGTAAAGGCCCCGCGGTACAAAGGGTTGCCGTTTGAAGGCGGACCATTGGCCAGAGGTTATATAAACGGGGATTACCGTCAGGGAATATCGGTGATGGACCGAATTATGGCCAGAGCTCATGAGACGCTGAAGATCTGCCGTTTAGCCGCCGGCTGGCTGAAGGAAGTAGTGCCCGGTTCGCCTGCCAATCAACCTTATACGGTTCCGCCGGCTGGCGTAGGCGTAGGACTTACCGATGCCATGCGAGGCGGGCTGGGTCACTGGATGAGTTATAAGAATGGGGGGATAGACCACTTTCAGGTTGTTACTCCCACCACCTGGAATTTTTCCCCCCGGGATGAGAAAGGGGTCCGCGGTCCGGTGGAACAGGCTCTTATCGGCACACCGGCGGAGGACGACCACCTGACGGAAGTCGGGCGGGTGGTTCGTTCGTTTGATCCCTGCTTTACGTGTGCAGTACACGTGATGGACTATTCACGTTAA
- a CDS encoding RCKP-type rubredoxin-like domain-containing protein, with amino-acid sequence MAVWKCSVCGATKEGRCRPAKCPECGAPKDKIEKQA; translated from the coding sequence ATGGCAGTATGGAAATGCAGCGTTTGCGGAGCGACAAAGGAAGGCCGCTGTCGTCCGGCTAAATGCCCGGAGTGCGGGGCACCCAAGGACAAGATTGAAAAGCAGGCGTAA
- a CDS encoding HD-GYP domain-containing protein, translating to MRIREVKAGMVLSQDVIDESGKFLLNKGITLTESYISRLRSLGFHEIPVLDPYAASLKQNTVITRDLRRKLSDCFRDLYALKTTKMRETKLPANYINKLRPFLNKVIEETGSKLGYINDLQIREPGKGEVTHAVNVCLLSVTAGLYLKYPRPVLFDLALGAMLHDVGKLLTANEHKARLDENKIHTVLGAQLLSSNKTAEVAARIAAEHHERYDGLGLPYGLTGKSLHPLSRLVAIADYFDNAMKKTTSSDISRQEVVEDMLSGGHTRFDLNLLRAFFHITPVYPVGSLVRLNTRQLAYVVKNKIHYSTRPTIRLVERNPATSRIEVSKKDLDLIFKPNVTIADILSE from the coding sequence ATGCGTATCAGAGAAGTTAAGGCTGGAATGGTCCTGTCGCAGGATGTAATTGATGAATCAGGAAAGTTTCTATTAAATAAAGGTATTACATTAACGGAGAGTTATATCAGCCGGCTGCGGAGTTTAGGCTTCCATGAGATTCCCGTGTTGGATCCTTATGCCGCAAGCCTGAAGCAAAATACGGTAATTACCAGGGATTTGCGCCGGAAACTTTCTGATTGTTTTCGCGATCTATATGCGCTAAAAACCACTAAAATGCGGGAAACAAAGCTTCCTGCCAATTATATAAATAAACTCCGCCCCTTTCTTAATAAAGTAATTGAGGAAACGGGAAGCAAACTGGGTTATATCAACGATCTGCAAATCCGCGAACCCGGCAAAGGGGAAGTAACTCACGCAGTCAATGTCTGCCTGCTGTCAGTCACCGCGGGGTTATATCTCAAATATCCCCGGCCGGTTCTTTTCGATCTTGCTTTGGGGGCGATGCTGCATGATGTGGGCAAACTACTGACTGCCAACGAGCATAAAGCCAGACTGGATGAGAATAAAATTCATACCGTTCTTGGCGCCCAACTGCTTAGCAGCAACAAAACTGCCGAAGTGGCGGCACGAATTGCCGCCGAGCATCATGAACGTTACGACGGCCTGGGGTTACCTTACGGACTTACCGGCAAGAGCCTGCATCCGCTGTCCCGCCTCGTCGCCATTGCCGATTATTTCGACAACGCCATGAAAAAAACGACATCTTCCGATATTTCCCGTCAGGAAGTGGTGGAAGACATGCTGTCCGGCGGCCATACCAGGTTTGACCTGAATCTGTTAAGAGCGTTTTTCCACATAACGCCGGTCTATCCTGTCGGCAGCCTGGTGCGTCTAAATACCCGCCAACTGGCATATGTGGTAAAAAACAAGATTCATTATTCGACAAGGCCTACCATTCGCCTGGTTGAACGTAATCCGGCCACATCCCGGATCGAAGTGTCCAAGAAAGATTTAGACTTGATTTTTAAACCAAACGTAACTATCGCGGATATACTATCAGAATGA
- a CDS encoding phosphomannomutase/phosphoglucomutase, translated as MNIFQACDIRGVVGKELTDPMARRISLAVGTKLTGQKVVVGGDIRLSTPALRRIMIDGLAESGCQVIDIGTVATPVFYYALKATGAAGGVMVTASHNPAVYNGFKLVLGPRPVTEEDVAEIGRLVEKNVRTGGDGKGSVTPRPQVEKYLEYTAAKTRPGDLKVVIDAGNGAASIIAPRLFRLLGYQVIELFCQPDGRFPNRPPNPALAENLKALGEAVVAQQAALGIAFDGDGDRVGFVDENGRPADNDDIMVLLARHYLAPAAGAIIYDAKSSMVVPEEIAAAGGTPVMARAGHTFSKAAFERENALFAGEISGHFFFRELGYDDGMFAGLKVCELVAAQAQGSLAAQVNAVPNYLLTPDIRVPYLKPDKEEILNDVAAKLSSYHPNRIDGVRIEFQDGWGMIRASVTEPLFTLRFEAKSRERLGRIIHILLAALPAAVQEAVLAKIPEEYKQFPA; from the coding sequence GTGAATATTTTTCAGGCGTGTGATATTCGCGGCGTGGTGGGAAAGGAACTTACCGATCCCATGGCCAGGAGGATTTCTTTGGCGGTGGGGACTAAGCTTACCGGGCAAAAAGTAGTGGTCGGCGGCGACATTCGTTTATCCACTCCTGCGCTCCGGCGGATTATGATCGACGGACTGGCCGAATCAGGCTGTCAGGTGATCGATATCGGGACGGTTGCCACCCCGGTGTTTTATTACGCGCTAAAAGCCACCGGGGCCGCCGGCGGCGTCATGGTAACTGCCTCCCATAATCCGGCTGTCTATAATGGATTCAAACTGGTTCTGGGTCCCCGGCCGGTTACGGAAGAAGACGTGGCGGAGATTGGGCGGCTGGTGGAGAAAAATGTTCGTACCGGTGGGGACGGCAAAGGCAGCGTAACGCCCAGACCACAAGTGGAAAAATACTTGGAATATACCGCTGCCAAAACCCGGCCCGGTGATTTAAAGGTGGTTATTGACGCAGGCAACGGCGCTGCTTCCATCATTGCGCCCCGCCTTTTCCGCCTGCTTGGGTATCAAGTGATTGAACTTTTCTGCCAGCCTGACGGAAGATTTCCCAATCGTCCGCCCAATCCTGCTCTGGCTGAAAACTTAAAAGCTCTGGGTGAAGCGGTAGTTGCACAGCAAGCGGCACTGGGGATTGCTTTTGACGGGGACGGCGACCGGGTGGGTTTTGTAGACGAGAACGGCCGGCCGGCTGACAATGACGATATTATGGTTTTACTGGCAAGACATTATTTAGCGCCGGCGGCTGGCGCTATCATCTATGATGCCAAAAGCTCCATGGTGGTACCCGAGGAGATTGCTGCGGCCGGCGGAACGCCGGTAATGGCCAGGGCGGGCCACACTTTCAGCAAGGCGGCCTTCGAGCGCGAGAATGCTTTATTTGCCGGCGAAATCAGCGGCCATTTCTTTTTTCGTGAACTGGGTTATGATGACGGCATGTTTGCAGGCTTAAAAGTATGCGAGCTTGTCGCCGCCCAAGCTCAGGGCAGTCTGGCGGCTCAGGTAAACGCAGTGCCCAACTATCTTTTGACTCCTGATATTCGTGTGCCGTACCTTAAACCGGACAAGGAAGAGATTCTCAACGATGTGGCCGCAAAGCTTAGCTCCTACCACCCTAACCGCATAGACGGAGTTCGCATCGAGTTTCAAGACGGCTGGGGAATGATTCGGGCATCTGTAACCGAGCCACTTTTTACCTTGCGGTTCGAAGCCAAATCCCGGGAGCGGTTGGGCCGGATTATACACATATTGCTGGCGGCATTACCCGCCGCGGTCCAGGAAGCCGTACTTGCCAAAATACCGGAAGAATATAAGCAGTTCCCTGCTTAG